CGAGTGCCCTTGCTGTCAGGCCATAGTCTACAACAGCCAAAGATCCGTGCTTCATGAACACCATGGTCCAGACAATTTGTGGTGTGCTAAGTAGCGCTTCTTGTCTATCTTTCGGTAGTTGACTGTATTCGGAATGGGTAAAGAGGTGTTTGTAGTAGCTTTTTAAGACGTTGTCTTTAAGATCGATGACTACAAACGCAGATTGATCGCGCCAGCCCCGAATAATATTGTTGTAAACCGGGTGGTCAAACGCCTTAACATAAAAGCTTTCTCCTGTCCGCTGCCCATTCTCGCTGTATCGCCAAACTTCGCTGTCTTCGGTTTCCGGATCTATGATCGCGAGTGCACAGGTCTGGTTGTCAAACCCGAGATCCAGTAACTCTTCAAACACCAGGGCGATCAGCTCCGCCATCTCTTCGCTACTGCGCATCCTCATGGTGCGCAACCGAATACGATCAAGGGATTCTTCAACCTTGAGCATATGCTCAGCGTGGGTCAGCCGTGCTTTGGTTGCTGCCAGGTCTGATATCAGGTCAGCTCTATCTGTTTGGTGTGGCGGTTTTTTCATCATAGATGGATGAATTGGTTAGAAACCAATCAGTCATCTCCTGCAGAGGGTACAAAGGTGGTATAACTTAAGGATAATCCGTGACCCGTGCCGTCAGTTGGTAAAGGGGTGTATGGCCGGCTCAGATTATTGGTTTGATGAACTGGATGCGAGAACACCCGACTTAATATATACAGTGTTTTCAGGCAAAAAAGCTCACGCTGCTGGTTGACTGTACCGTCTTGTAAATACGTAGTACTTGCAAACCAGTACCAAGACATTCATTTTGTATCTGGCTGTGTGATTGAATTGTATGTAGTGGTGTAGGTGAATTTGCTTAAGTATTTGTGAGCCAATGGTTAGTATGTATTTAATTAAGTATATGCTTTAAAATAAGAGCATAAAGTGCTGTGCTTATTTGTGTACCAGCTAAAATGCTTGTCTATGTACGATTCAGAGCAATATACCCATTGTCCAAGTTGTGATACCTCTGTATCCGGGATGTTTTGTAGTGCCTGTGGTGAGAAAGTTGTGGTTAGGGATTATTCGACCTGGAATTTTCTCAAGCTTTCTTTTGGCAGCCTCACGAACCTGGATGGGAAGGTTTTTCGTAGTTTTTGGTTTTTGCTCATCCGGCCGGGCTACCTTCCCCGTGTCTATCTTGATGGCCGGCGCCAGCCTTACATGCGTCCCATTCAGCTTTTTTTGATAGCTAACCTGGTTTACTTTCTCGTTCAGCCCCTTACCATCTTCAATACGTTCAACAACACCCTTACGTCTCACATGACCCGTCAGGTGTATAGTGAGGGAGCTAGGCTGGCAGATCTGGTTAACGAGGAGGTAGATGCCCGCGAGATTCCTTTTGAGCAATTTGAGGCATTGTTTAACCAGAAGTCAACAACTTATGCTAAATCATTTGTGTTGATGATTGTGCCGCTTTTTGCCCTGTTCCTTTACGCTGCTTTCGGCCGAACGCGGAGATACTATGTTGAGCACCTGGTTTTCTCTACACATTTTTTTGCTTTTCTGCTGTTCTTTGTGTTTTCTCTATTCCTCTTTCTATACAGCTTGGGGTATCAACTCACGTATCAGTTCTTGTTGGGTGATTTATTGAACCGTCAGCCAGAGGGGAGTTTTTTGCAGCGTTTTGTGCAACTTACAAATGAGCATATAACGACCCCAATTTTTATTGCGTACTTTTACCTGGCTGCTCGCAGGTTCTACGCTGAGTCACGGATATCCTGTTTACTGAAGAGTCTCGTGCTAAATTTTGCGATGCTATATGTCATTTATACGTATCGCTTCCTTTTATTTTGGATGACATTCTATTCAATTTAACCACCGTGCTACTGCCGGCTTATGGTCTGGTGGCACATAGAATATAGACGGAGATGCTGGATAAAATTAAACATGGCGATGTGCTGGAGTTACGTATCAACCGCCCGCCGGCAAATGCATTAAATCTCGCTGTGTTGCAAGCGCTTATTGAAGGTATAGAGGTAGGCGCGCGAGAAGCCCGCGCAATTGTGTTGTCGGGGCGGCCTGGTATATTTAGCGCCGGTCTGGATGTACCGTCGTTGCTGAAACTGAATCCGGATGAAACGCGGGGCTTCCTTGCCAGCCTCTTCAAATTGATGGAAGTAGTTGCACGGTGCGAAGTGCCTGTAGCATGCGCGATGACAGGACACAGTCCGGCCGGCGGGACTGTCATTGCTATCTTTGCTGATTATCGTGTTATGTGTCGCGGGAAATACAGGGCAGGGTTGAACGAGGTGCAAGTTGGACTTGCTGTGCCAGAAACCATCCAACACGCAATGATGCGGTTGACAGGGCCTCAAAAAGGAGCATTGTTAATGGCGGCTGGCAAACTTCTACTTGCTGAAGAGGCATACGAAGTGGGATTGGTTGATGCACTTGCTGATACGCCTGAGCAAGTAGTACAAGATGCCGTAGCATGGTGCGAAATGTTACTCAAACTCCCACCCAAAGCCATGCTGGCTACGCGAAAAACAGCACGGCAGGATCTTGTGGCCTGTTTTGATGAAATGAGTGAGCGAGATATCGATCGTTTTGTGGCCGGCTGGTTTGAAGAAGAAACGCAACAGGCCATGCACGCCCTTGTCGCACGTTTGGGCAAATAATCAGGTTAACTTGTCTATGCCCGCTACCAACCGGCGAACCCCTTCTTCCACTTTTGCTTTTTCCAGGGCCCCATAGGCAATGCGCAGGTAACATGCCTTTTCCATCCCAAACGCAGTCCCTGGGATAACAGCTACTTTATGCTGTTTGATGAGTTGCTCAGCCAATGTAAGGGCGTGCATGTCTGTGTTGATTTTCAGGAAGAGGTAGAATGCTCCTTCTGTTTGCGGGACGGTACATTTATCTGCCAGGGTAGCTAACTGGCCGACCACACGCTGCCGAACTTTTGCGAGTCCGGAAAGAAAAGAGCGGGGATATGAGGCACCTTCTTCGAGTGCGCCCAGGGCAGCAAATTGACTTGCAACTGTGGCGTTGATCAGGTTAGTATCCTGGGCTTTTTCAATCGCAGTACGCAATGCGTTTGGTGCTACCATGTATCCGATTCGCCAACCTGCAAATCCAAAAGACTTTGACATCGAAAAAATTGAGATGGTATGCGCCGCAGCGCCGGCAATGGCGGCTGGAGAAAAATGTGGCGTTTCACCGTAGATGAAATACTCATATGCTTCATCATTGATGTGGTAGATACCTTGCTTTTGACATAGCCCATTGATATGGCGTAAGGTGGGTTCAGCGTATACAGCACCCGTCGGGTTATTGGGTGAATTGGTAACGATAGCCCTGGTTTTTGGTGTGATAGCGGCTTGCAATTGCGCTATGTCTGGTTGATAGTTTTCATCCACCTCCACCAGAACGGCCTTGCATCCGAGCATTGTTATTGCCATTTCATGGTTGAAATAACAGGGTGCAAAAAGAATAACTTCATCCCCC
The sequence above is a segment of the Bacteroidota bacterium genome. Coding sequences within it:
- a CDS encoding DUF3667 domain-containing protein, with the translated sequence MVRDYSTWNFLKLSFGSLTNLDGKVFRSFWFLLIRPGYLPRVYLDGRRQPYMRPIQLFLIANLVYFLVQPLTIFNTFNNTLTSHMTRQVYSEGARLADLVNEEVDAREIPFEQFEALFNQKSTTYAKSFVLMIVPLFALFLYAAFGRTRRYYVEHLVFSTHFFAFLLFFVFSLFLFLYSLGYQLTYQFLLGDLLNRQPEGSFLQRFVQLTNEHITTPIFIAYFYLAARRFYAESRISCLLKSLVLNFAMLYVIYTYRFLLFWMTFYSI
- a CDS encoding enoyl-CoA hydratase/isomerase family protein, with the translated sequence MLDKIKHGDVLELRINRPPANALNLAVLQALIEGIEVGAREARAIVLSGRPGIFSAGLDVPSLLKLNPDETRGFLASLFKLMEVVARCEVPVACAMTGHSPAGGTVIAIFADYRVMCRGKYRAGLNEVQVGLAVPETIQHAMMRLTGPQKGALLMAAGKLLLAEEAYEVGLVDALADTPEQVVQDAVAWCEMLLKLPPKAMLATRKTARQDLVACFDEMSERDIDRFVAGWFEEETQQAMHALVARLGK
- a CDS encoding pyridoxal phosphate-dependent aminotransferase, with product MASQRMQRVQDPIIPHIASLIRENPGTISLGQGVVHYPPPAAAASHSAKIWEDPGNHLYAPVAGIQPLLTALKAKLNADNAVNLTSDQCLVVTAGGNMAFLNALFAITEPGDEVILFAPCYFNHEMAITMLGCKAVLVEVDENYQPDIAQLQAAITPKTRAIVTNSPNNPTGAVYAEPTLRHINGLCQKQGIYHINDEAYEYFIYGETPHFSPAAIAGAAAHTISIFSMSKSFGFAGWRIGYMVAPNALRTAIEKAQDTNLINATVASQFAALGALEEGASYPRSFLSGLAKVRQRVVGQLATLADKCTVPQTEGAFYLFLKINTDMHALTLAEQLIKQHKVAVIPGTAFGMEKACYLRIAYGALEKAKVEEGVRRLVAGIDKLT